In the genome of Andrena cerasifolii isolate SP2316 chromosome 5, iyAndCera1_principal, whole genome shotgun sequence, one region contains:
- the LOC143369123 gene encoding betaine-homocysteine S-methyltransferase has protein sequence MQEVKVLDGGFSTQLATHVGDIIDGDPLWTARFLITNPEAIIATHLDFLKAGADIILTNTYQASINGFSKYMCMTEEGSLNLFCKAVDYAKEAVNIYKKDVGSKGNVANINPLIAGSVGPYGACLHDASEYTGKYCSTVSKQILMDWHRPRISKLVESGVDILAIETIPCKQEAEALVNLLKEFPSTKAWLSFSCRNDGKSIADGSDFQSVAVQCYTEALPGQILAVGVNCTAPQNVSPLLKGINRNRKEFVPLVAYPNSGETYTVESGWVEKENSCFLHQFIEEWLNLGVRYIGGCCRTHAVHVKKIRVEVENWQSK, from the coding sequence ATGTGGGTGATATTATAGATGGTGATCCCTTGTGGACAGCACGATTTCTTATTACGAACCCAGAAGCTATTATCGCCACGCACCTTGATTTTCTGAAAGCTGGAGCTGATATAATTCTGACAAATACTTATCAAGCATCTATAAATGGTTTCTCAAAATACATGTGCATGACAGAAGAGGGAAGCCTGAACTTATTTTGCAAAGCTGTTGATTATGCCAAAGAAGCAGTGAATATATATAAGAAAGATGTGGGAAGCAAAGGGAACGTTGCAAATATAAATCCATTGATCGCTGGATCCGTTGGGCCATATGGTGCCTGCTTACACGATGCCTCGGAATACACCGGTAAATACTGCTCAACCGTGTCGAAGCAAATTCTCATGGATTGGCACAGGCCTCGTATTAGTAAATTGGTAGAGAGTGGCGTTGATATATTGGCAATAGAGACGATACCATGCAAACAAGAGGCAGAGGCGCTAGTTAATTTGCTGAAAGAGTTTCCAAGTACTAAAGCATGGTTATCATTCTCTTGTCGCAACGATGGGAAGAGTATAGCTGACGGCTCTGATTTCCAAAGCGTTGCAGTGCAGTGTTACACAGAGGCTTTGCCAGGACAAATCCTAGCTGTTGGTGTTAATTGTACTGCACCCCAGAATGTTAGTCCCCTATTGAAAGGAATTAATAGAAATCGCAAAGAATTTGTGCCATTGGTAGCGTACCCGAACAGTGGCGAGACGTACACAGTAGAAAGTGGTTGGGTGGAAAAGGAGAACAGCTGTTTCTTACATCAGTTCATAGAGGAGTGGCTCAATTTGGGTGTTCGATACATAGGTGGATGTTGTAGAACGCACGCTGTGCATGTAAAGAAAATACGGGTAGAAGTGGAAAATTGGCAGAGCAAATGA